Proteins encoded by one window of Streptomyces sp. NBC_01477:
- the acs gene encoding acetate--CoA ligase, whose protein sequence is MSDATLSNLLREERRFPPPAALAEQANVTAAAYEEAAADSEAFWAAQAARLEWAQPWTQVLDWSRAPFARWFTGGRLNVADNCVDRHVRAGHGDRVAFHWEGEPGDTRTLTYADLKDEVSRAANALLSLGVRAGDRVALYLPMIPETVVAMLACARIGAPHTVVFGGFSAEALRGRIQDCDARVVVTADGGHRKGAASALKPAVDEALEQCPGVRSVLVVRRTGQDVGWTEGRDVWWHDLVAAQPAEHTPEAFDSEHPLYIMYTSGTTARPKGILHTTGGYLTQVAWSHWAVFDVKPERDVYWTAADIGWVTGHSYIVYGPLANGVTSVLYEGTPDTPHQGRWWEIVQKYKVTILYCAPTAIRTFMKWGDAIPGRFDLTSLRLLGSVGEPINPEAWIWYRRAIGGDRTPVVDTWWQTETGAQMISPLPGVSTCKPGSALRPLPGICADVVDDAGEPVPNGSGGYLVLTRPWPAMLRTVWGDEQRYLDTYWSRFPGRYFAGDGAKKDEDGDIWLLGRVDDVMNVSGHRISTTEVESALVSHPLVAEAAVVGAADPTTGQGIVAFVILRGDAAAKGADEEPAQELRAHVAKEIGAIARPRQILVVAELPKTRSGKIMRRLLRDIAENRELGDVTTLTDSSVMDAIRERLPDGS, encoded by the coding sequence ATGAGTGACGCGACCCTGTCCAACCTGCTCAGGGAGGAAAGGCGCTTCCCGCCGCCGGCCGCGCTGGCGGAGCAGGCGAACGTCACCGCGGCGGCCTACGAGGAGGCCGCCGCGGACAGCGAGGCCTTCTGGGCGGCGCAGGCCGCCCGGCTGGAGTGGGCGCAGCCGTGGACGCAGGTCCTCGACTGGAGCCGGGCGCCCTTCGCCCGCTGGTTCACCGGCGGGCGGCTCAATGTGGCCGACAACTGCGTGGACCGCCATGTCAGGGCCGGGCACGGCGACCGGGTCGCCTTCCACTGGGAGGGCGAGCCGGGCGACACCCGCACCCTGACCTACGCCGACCTCAAGGACGAGGTAAGCCGGGCGGCCAACGCGCTGCTCTCGCTCGGGGTACGGGCCGGCGACCGGGTCGCGCTGTATCTGCCGATGATCCCCGAGACCGTGGTGGCGATGCTGGCCTGCGCCCGGATCGGCGCCCCGCACACGGTGGTCTTCGGCGGCTTCTCCGCCGAGGCGCTGCGCGGCCGTATCCAGGACTGCGACGCGCGGGTGGTCGTCACCGCCGACGGCGGCCACCGCAAGGGCGCGGCCTCCGCGCTCAAACCCGCCGTCGACGAGGCACTCGAGCAGTGCCCCGGCGTCCGCAGCGTGCTGGTGGTGCGCCGCACCGGTCAGGACGTCGGCTGGACCGAGGGCCGCGATGTGTGGTGGCACGACCTGGTCGCCGCCCAGCCGGCCGAGCACACCCCCGAGGCGTTCGACAGCGAGCACCCGCTCTACATCATGTACACCTCCGGCACCACCGCCCGTCCCAAGGGCATCCTGCACACCACCGGCGGCTACCTGACGCAGGTCGCGTGGTCGCACTGGGCGGTCTTCGACGTCAAGCCCGAGCGGGACGTCTACTGGACCGCCGCCGACATCGGCTGGGTCACCGGGCACTCCTACATCGTCTACGGCCCGCTGGCCAACGGGGTGACCTCGGTGCTGTACGAGGGCACCCCCGACACCCCGCACCAGGGCCGCTGGTGGGAGATCGTGCAGAAGTACAAGGTGACGATCCTCTACTGCGCGCCGACCGCGATCCGCACCTTCATGAAGTGGGGCGACGCGATCCCCGGCCGCTTCGACCTGACGTCGCTGCGGCTGCTGGGGTCGGTGGGCGAGCCGATCAATCCCGAGGCGTGGATCTGGTACCGGCGGGCCATCGGCGGCGACCGCACACCGGTGGTCGACACCTGGTGGCAGACCGAGACCGGCGCCCAGATGATCAGCCCGCTGCCCGGTGTCAGCACCTGCAAGCCGGGCTCCGCGCTGCGCCCGCTGCCCGGCATCTGCGCCGACGTGGTGGACGACGCGGGCGAGCCGGTGCCGAACGGCTCCGGCGGGTATCTGGTGCTGACCCGGCCGTGGCCGGCGATGCTGCGCACCGTCTGGGGCGACGAGCAGCGCTACCTGGACACGTACTGGTCGCGTTTCCCCGGCCGCTACTTCGCCGGGGACGGTGCCAAGAAGGACGAGGACGGCGACATCTGGCTGCTGGGCCGGGTGGACGACGTCATGAACGTCTCCGGGCACCGGATCTCCACCACCGAGGTGGAGTCGGCGCTGGTGTCCCACCCGCTGGTCGCCGAGGCCGCGGTCGTCGGCGCCGCCGACCCGACCACCGGGCAGGGCATCGTCGCCTTCGTCATCCTGCGCGGCGACGCGGCGGCCAAGGGCGCGGACGAGGAACCGGCGCAGGAACTGCGGGCCCATGTGGCCAAGGAGATCGGGGCGATCGCCCGGCCGCGGCAGATCCTGGTGGTCGCGGAACTTCCCAAGACCCGCTCGGGGAAGATCATGCGCCGGCTGCTGCGGGACATCGCGGAGAACCGTGAACTCGGCGACGTCACGACGCTGACGGACTCCTCGGTGATGGACGCG